A genome region from Manihot esculenta cultivar AM560-2 chromosome 5, M.esculenta_v8, whole genome shotgun sequence includes the following:
- the LOC110614749 gene encoding probable methyltransferase At1g29790 yields MSGTDNYHFHSPLSVTPQSYIGLIFFYLCSYNLLLFLLHKSHSFSELNLTSLSMKQKKAKTGSVSLKIGDGTARFKRATVCSSTVNILMIFSVVATNLFALYAFTSLPKHYQNHIFHNTHKNISLLSEQVSAILSEIDSSQKQLAKMEKELLGYETIDISRPNIANELKLFLQHHQLPLGKDSRTGITEMVASVGHSCEKSADLLSQYMNYKVSGPCPDDWNLGQKLILRGCEPLPRRRCLAKPIPKVGLSPFPISLWKPISEKILTWSGLGCKNFECLNKKKLSRECVGCFDLANGYENQKFVKAKSKNDFLIDDVLALASGGIRIGFDIGGGSGTFAATMAERNVTVITNTLNIDAPFSEFIASRGLFPLYLSLDHRFPFYDNVFDLVHASSGLDVGSKSEKLEFLMFDIDRILRAGGLLWLDNFYCIDEEKKRTLTRLIERFGYKKLKWIVGGKIDTAFSGKSEIYLSAVLQKPARV; encoded by the coding sequence ATGTCTGGAACCGACAACTACCACTTTCACTCTCCTCTCTCTGTTACTCCTCAAAGCTACATTGGCCTGATCTTCTTCTATTTATGCTCTTATAATCTCTTATTATTTCTACTTCACAAATCTCACTCTTTCTCGGAACTCAACCTAACCTCTCTCTCTATGAAGCAGAAGAAGGCCAAGACGGGATCAGTCTCGCTGAAAATAGGAGATGGGACTGCCAGATTCAAGAGAGCCACTGTGTGTTCCTCCACAGTCAACATTCTTATGATCTTCTCTGTTGTCGCCACTAATCTCTTTGCTCTCTATGCCTTCACATCCTTGCCCAAACACTATCAAAATCATATTTTTCACAACACCCACAAGAACATCTCTCTACTCTCTGAACAAGTCTCTGCAATCCTAAGTGAGATTGATTCTTCCCAAAAACAACTTGCAAAGATGGAAAAGGAGCTCTTGGGCTATGAAACCATAGATATTTCAAGACCCAATATTGCAAATGAGctcaaattatttttacaaCATCACCAACTGCCTCTTGGTAAAGATTCAAGAACTGGGATTACTGAAATGGTGGCATCTGTTGGGCATTCTTGTGAGAAATCTGCAGATTTATTGTCTCAATACATGAATTACAAAGTATCTGGGCCTTGTCCTGATGACTGGAATCTTGGCCAGAAGCTGATTTTGCGTGGATGCGAGCCTTTGCCGAGGAGAAGATGCCTTGCTAAGCCAATTCCCAAGGTGGGTCTTTCTCCTTTTCCTATTTCTCTATGGAAGCCTATCAGTGAAAAGATTCTAACTTGGAGTGGTCTTGGTTGCAAAAATTTTGAGTgcttaaataaaaagaaactgagtagGGAATGTGTTGGTTGCTTTGATTTGGCAAATGGGTATGAGAATCAAAAATTTGTTAAGGCTAAAAGCAAGAATGATTTTCTTATTGATGATGTGTTAGCTTTAGCAAGTGGAGGAATTAGAATAGGATTTGATATTGGTGGTGGGTCTGGAACCTTTGCTGCTACAATGGCAGAGAGAAATGTGACTGTGATCACCAACACTTTGAATATTGATGCTCCGTTTAGCGAATTCATTGCATCAAGAGGGCTTTTTCCTCTGTATTTGAGCCTAGATCATAGGTTCCCTTTCTATGATAATGTGTTTGATTTGGTTCATGCATCTAGTGGATTGGATGTAGGGAGCAAATCTGAAAAACTGGAGTTCTTAATGTTTGACATCGATCGAATTTTGAGAGCTGGTGGATTGCTTTGGTTGGATAACTTCTATTGCATTGATGAGGAGAAGAAGAGGACATTGACTCGATTGATAGAGAGATTTGGTTATAAAAAGCTGAAATGGATTGTGGGAGGGAAGATAGATACAGCTTTTTCAGGAAAATCTGAGATTTATTTGTCTGCAGTGCTGCAAAAGCCGGCAAGAGTTTGA